From Equus quagga isolate Etosha38 chromosome 3, UCLA_HA_Equagga_1.0, whole genome shotgun sequence, one genomic window encodes:
- the LOC124236757 gene encoding LOW QUALITY PROTEIN: serine protease 52-like (The sequence of the model RefSeq protein was modified relative to this genomic sequence to represent the inferred CDS: substituted 1 base at 1 genomic stop codon), with translation MVVNLKQDFIQGRIANINATIKDLKDVLSEHGCGLIMTDIREGQTFYYAEDYHQQYLSKNPNGYCGLGGTGASCLLVTCGRNMRDKSEKSEALGIIGGEPADIVDFPWHVSILDQGRHLCGGSILSEWWVLTASHCFINKNKSTLEVKHGQGFFNTKNLRKMQVDKLITHPYFDSWLLDNDIALLLLKSPLNLSANEAPICLSEVTDIQRWRNCWVTGWDIAGELLXPNPLHKVNTDLVKWNMCSEVMSMLTKNMLCAGNPQGGKDACQGDSGGPLVCQKKHNNSLWYQLGIVSWGVGCGQEQLPGVYTKVSNYLLWINTETSLSGKPYRHAPDSGHSLLLSSWAISLLYFVVLLLCP, from the exons GTTCTTTCAGAGCACGGCTGTGGCCTGATCATGACCGACATCCGGGAGGGACAAACTTTCTATTACGCCGAGGATTACCACCAGCAGTACCTGAGCAAGAACCCCAACGGGTACTGCGGCCTTGGGGGCACTGGAGCGTCCTGTCTGCTGG tgACATGTGGCCGAAACATGAGGGACAAATCTGAGAAGTCAGAAGCTTTGGGAATCATAGGTGGGGAACCTGCAGACATTGTAGATTTCCCATGGCATGTGAGTATTCTTGACCAAGGGCGACATCTCTGTGGAGGATCGATCCTCAGTGAGTGGTGGGTTCTAACTGCGTCCCATTGcttcataaacaaaaataa atCTACCTTGGAGGTCAAACACGGTCAAGGATTCTTTAACACCAAGAACTTGAGGAAGATGCAAGTGGACAAGCTAATTACTCACCCTTATTTTGACAGCTGGCTCTTAGATAATGACATCGCTCTGCTCTTGCTCAAATCCCCACTCAACTTGAGTGCCAACGAAGCACCCATCTGCCTTTCAGAGGTCACTGACATACAGAGGTGGAGAAACTGCTGGGTGACTGGATGGGACATTGCTGGTGAGTTACTATAACCTAACCCA CTGCATAAAGTCAACACTGACCTGGTCAAATGGAACATGTGCTCTGAAGTGATGTCTATGCTCACCAAGAACATGCTGTGTGCTGGGAATCCTCAAGGTGGGAAGGATGCCTGCCAG GGTGACAGTGGGGGGCCTCTGGTTTGCCAGAAAAAACACAACAACAGCCTATGGTACCAGCTGGGCATTGTCAGCTGGGGAGTGGGCTGTGGCCAGGAGCAACTGCCTGGAGTGTACACGAAGGTGTCTAATTATCTGTTATGGATTAACACAGAGACCTCACTGTCAGGAAAGCCCTACAGGCACGCGCCAGACTCTGGGCACAGTCTGCTTCTATCATCCTGGGCCATCTCGTTACTGTATTTTGTGGTGCTTCTATTATGCCCATGA